A window from Equus caballus isolate H_3958 breed thoroughbred chromosome 8, TB-T2T, whole genome shotgun sequence encodes these proteins:
- the RAD9B gene encoding cell cycle checkpoint control protein RAD9B isoform X4 — translation MKNEVRRRLLYGGPQRPFYAVKRNSSLGKRRRRGGVKSRSFEKRGQHPGTRGRQAEARLATRLVRAPAMLKCGMGGSQVKVFGKAIQALSRVSDELWLDPSEKGLALRSVNSCRSAYGCVLFSPVFFQQYQWSTSVKMNDNDTISNLNCKLGMKSILPIFKCLNSLERNVESCKIFTRSDKCKVVIQFFCRHGIKRTHNVCFQESQPLQVIFEKSTCSNTLMIQPRVLAEAIVLFTSSQEEVTLAVTPFNVCIKSSNEESMDLTSSVHSEMFVGPDEFDFFQIGVDTEITFCFKELKGMLIFSEATHAPISIHFDFPGKPMALSIDDMLLEANFILATLADEPSRASSPQSLCLSQKRKRSDLIRSNSKAGKNVTSKALEHISRKAAPKRLCPNETLTDISALENCGSPPLKRVSGDVGEVPASSVRRAEEVLASPCLRKLCSRPKVQGKKAW, via the exons ATGAAAAACGAGGTCCGCAGGAGGCTGCTGTACGGCGGCCCGCAAAGGCCCTTTTACGCCGTAAAGCGAAACTCATCtctgggaaagaggaggaggaggggaggggtgaaATCTCGAAGCTTCGAAAAGCGCGGGCAACATCCGGGCACTCGGGGCCGTCAAGCTGAGGCGCGTCTTGCGACCCGACTGGTTAGGGCCCCAGCCATGCTGAAGTGCGGAATGGGCGGCAGTCAGGTGAAAG tgTTTGGGAAAGCAATCCAAGCTCTATCACGAGTTAGTGACGAGCTGTGGCTGGACCCATCTGAAAAAGGT cttgcTTTAAGATCTGTGAATTCTTGTCGGTCAGCATATGGAtgtgttctcttctctcctgtctttTTTCAACAATATCAATGGTCAActtcagtgaaaatgaatgataaTGACACAATATCGAATTTAAATTGCAAATTGGGTATGAAG TCAATTCTCCCCATCTTTAAATGTCTGAATTCCCTCGAAAGAAATGTAGAGAGCTGCAAAATATTCACCAGATCAGATAAGTGCAAAGTAGTCATTCAATTCTTCTGCAGACATG gTATTAAAAGGACTCACAATGTGTGTTTTCAAGAAAGTCAGCCTTTGcaagttatttttgaaaagagtACGTGTTCTAATACACTAATGATTCAACCAAG aGTGCTTGCTGAAGCAATTGTTCTTTTTACATCAAGTCAAGAGGAAGTTACTCTTGCCGTTACTCCATTCAATGTTTGCATTAAGAGTTCTAATGAGGAATCAATGG ATTTGACCAGTTCTGTACACAGTGAGATGTTCGTTGGCCCAGATGAGTTTGACTTCTTTCAAATTGGAGTTGATACTGAAATAACATTTTGCTTCAAAGAATTGAAG ggAATGCTGATATTTTCAGAAGCTACACATGCTCCTATAtccattcattttgattttcctgGGAA ACCTATGGCTCTAAGTATTGATGATATGTTACTGGAAGCTAACTTTATTTTGGCCACATTAGCTGATGAGCCGAGTAGAGCATCTTCTCCACAATCACTGTGTCTGTCACAGAAACGAAAAAG GTCAGATCTGATACGTTCAAATTCAAAGGCTGGTAAAAATGTAACCAGCAAGGCCCTGGAGCATATCTCGAGAAAAGCGGCACCCAAAAGGCTTTGTCCTAATGAGACGCTAACAGACATCTCTGCCTTGGAAAACTGTGGCAGCCCTCCACTGAAAAGAGTGAGCGGAGATGTTGGTGAAGTACCAGCAAGCAGTGTCAGGCGCGCGGAGGAAGTGCTGGCGTCTCCGTGTCTCAGGAAG
- the RAD9B gene encoding cell cycle checkpoint control protein RAD9B isoform X7 has translation MNDNDTISNLNCKLGMKSILPIFKCLNSLERNVESCKIFTRSDKCKVVIQFFCRHGIKRTHNVCFQESQPLQVIFEKSTCSNTLMIQPRVLAEAIVLFTSSQEEVTLAVTPFNVCIKSSNEESMDLTSSVHSEMFVGPDEFDFFQIGVDTEITFCFKELKGMLIFSEATHAPISIHFDFPGKPMALSIDDMLLEANFILATLADEPSRASSPQSLCLSQKRKRSDLIRSNSKAGKNVTSKALEHISRKAAPKRLCPNETLTDISALENCGSPPLKRVSGDVGEVPASSVRRAEEVLASPCLRKFSCMFFGAVSSDQHFSHPFDSLATASDSEEDVNYGSFSTF, from the exons atgaatgataaTGACACAATATCGAATTTAAATTGCAAATTGGGTATGAAG TCAATTCTCCCCATCTTTAAATGTCTGAATTCCCTCGAAAGAAATGTAGAGAGCTGCAAAATATTCACCAGATCAGATAAGTGCAAAGTAGTCATTCAATTCTTCTGCAGACATG gTATTAAAAGGACTCACAATGTGTGTTTTCAAGAAAGTCAGCCTTTGcaagttatttttgaaaagagtACGTGTTCTAATACACTAATGATTCAACCAAG aGTGCTTGCTGAAGCAATTGTTCTTTTTACATCAAGTCAAGAGGAAGTTACTCTTGCCGTTACTCCATTCAATGTTTGCATTAAGAGTTCTAATGAGGAATCAATGG ATTTGACCAGTTCTGTACACAGTGAGATGTTCGTTGGCCCAGATGAGTTTGACTTCTTTCAAATTGGAGTTGATACTGAAATAACATTTTGCTTCAAAGAATTGAAG ggAATGCTGATATTTTCAGAAGCTACACATGCTCCTATAtccattcattttgattttcctgGGAA ACCTATGGCTCTAAGTATTGATGATATGTTACTGGAAGCTAACTTTATTTTGGCCACATTAGCTGATGAGCCGAGTAGAGCATCTTCTCCACAATCACTGTGTCTGTCACAGAAACGAAAAAG GTCAGATCTGATACGTTCAAATTCAAAGGCTGGTAAAAATGTAACCAGCAAGGCCCTGGAGCATATCTCGAGAAAAGCGGCACCCAAAAGGCTTTGTCCTAATGAGACGCTAACAGACATCTCTGCCTTGGAAAACTGTGGCAGCCCTCCACTGAAAAGAGTGAGCGGAGATGTTGGTGAAGTACCAGCAAGCAGTGTCAGGCGCGCGGAGGAAGTGCTGGCGTCTCCGTGTCTCAGGAAG TTTTCTTGCATGTTCTTTGGAGCAGTTTCTTCTGACCAGCACTTCAGCCACCCTTTCGACAGTCTGGCAACAGCAAGTGACAGTGAAGAGGACGTGAATTATGGCAGTTTTTCCACATTCTAA
- the RAD9B gene encoding cell cycle checkpoint control protein RAD9B isoform X5 — MKNEVRRRLLYGGPQRPFYAVKRNSSLGKRRRRGGVKSRSFEKRGQHPGTRGRQAEARLATRLVRAPAMLKCGMGGSQVKVFGKAIQALSRVSDELWLDPSEKGLALRSVNSCRSAYGCVLFSPVFFQQYQWSTSVKMNDNDTISNLNCKLGMKSILPIFKCLNSLERNVESCKIFTRSDKCKVVIQFFCRHGIKRTHNVCFQESQPLQVIFEKSTCSNTLMIQPRVLAEAIVLFTSSQEEVTLAVTPFNVCIKSSNEESMDLTSSVHSEMFVGPDEFDFFQIGVDTEITFCFKELKGMLIFSEATHAPISIHFDFPGKPMALSIDDMLLEANFILATLADEPSRASSPQSLCLSQKRKRSDLIRSNSKAGKNVTSKALEHISRKAAPKRLCPNETLTDISALENCGSPPLKRVSGDVGEVPASSVRRAEEVLASPCLRKNTQFQNC, encoded by the exons ATGAAAAACGAGGTCCGCAGGAGGCTGCTGTACGGCGGCCCGCAAAGGCCCTTTTACGCCGTAAAGCGAAACTCATCtctgggaaagaggaggaggaggggaggggtgaaATCTCGAAGCTTCGAAAAGCGCGGGCAACATCCGGGCACTCGGGGCCGTCAAGCTGAGGCGCGTCTTGCGACCCGACTGGTTAGGGCCCCAGCCATGCTGAAGTGCGGAATGGGCGGCAGTCAGGTGAAAG tgTTTGGGAAAGCAATCCAAGCTCTATCACGAGTTAGTGACGAGCTGTGGCTGGACCCATCTGAAAAAGGT cttgcTTTAAGATCTGTGAATTCTTGTCGGTCAGCATATGGAtgtgttctcttctctcctgtctttTTTCAACAATATCAATGGTCAActtcagtgaaaatgaatgataaTGACACAATATCGAATTTAAATTGCAAATTGGGTATGAAG TCAATTCTCCCCATCTTTAAATGTCTGAATTCCCTCGAAAGAAATGTAGAGAGCTGCAAAATATTCACCAGATCAGATAAGTGCAAAGTAGTCATTCAATTCTTCTGCAGACATG gTATTAAAAGGACTCACAATGTGTGTTTTCAAGAAAGTCAGCCTTTGcaagttatttttgaaaagagtACGTGTTCTAATACACTAATGATTCAACCAAG aGTGCTTGCTGAAGCAATTGTTCTTTTTACATCAAGTCAAGAGGAAGTTACTCTTGCCGTTACTCCATTCAATGTTTGCATTAAGAGTTCTAATGAGGAATCAATGG ATTTGACCAGTTCTGTACACAGTGAGATGTTCGTTGGCCCAGATGAGTTTGACTTCTTTCAAATTGGAGTTGATACTGAAATAACATTTTGCTTCAAAGAATTGAAG ggAATGCTGATATTTTCAGAAGCTACACATGCTCCTATAtccattcattttgattttcctgGGAA ACCTATGGCTCTAAGTATTGATGATATGTTACTGGAAGCTAACTTTATTTTGGCCACATTAGCTGATGAGCCGAGTAGAGCATCTTCTCCACAATCACTGTGTCTGTCACAGAAACGAAAAAG GTCAGATCTGATACGTTCAAATTCAAAGGCTGGTAAAAATGTAACCAGCAAGGCCCTGGAGCATATCTCGAGAAAAGCGGCACCCAAAAGGCTTTGTCCTAATGAGACGCTAACAGACATCTCTGCCTTGGAAAACTGTGGCAGCCCTCCACTGAAAAGAGTGAGCGGAGATGTTGGTGAAGTACCAGCAAGCAGTGTCAGGCGCGCGGAGGAAGTGCTGGCGTCTCCGTGTCTCAGGAAG AACACACAGTTTCAGAACTGCTAA
- the RAD9B gene encoding cell cycle checkpoint control protein RAD9B isoform X2, with amino-acid sequence MKNEVRRRLLYGGPQRPFYAVKRNSSLGKRRRRGGVKSRSFEKRGQHPGTRGRQAEARLATRLVRAPAMLKCGMGGSQVKVFGKAIQALSRVSDELWLDPSEKGLALRSVNSCRSAYGCVLFSPVFFQQYQWSTSVKMNDNDTISNLNCKLGMKSILPIFKCLNSLERNVESCKIFTRSDKCKVVIQFFCRHGIKRTHNVCFQESQPLQVIFEKSTCSNTLMIQPRVLAEAIVLFTSSQEEVTLAVTPFNVCIKSSNEESMDLTSSVHSEMFVGPDEFDFFQIGVDTEITFCFKELKGMLIFSEATHAPISIHFDFPGKPMALSIDDMLLEANFILATLADEPSRASSPQSLCLSQKRKRSDLIRSNSKAGKNVTSKALEHISRKAAPKRLCPNETLTDISALENCGSPPLKRVSGDVGEVPASSVRRAEEVLASPCLRKFSCMFFGAVSSDQHFSHPFDSLATASDSEEDVNYGSFSTF; translated from the exons ATGAAAAACGAGGTCCGCAGGAGGCTGCTGTACGGCGGCCCGCAAAGGCCCTTTTACGCCGTAAAGCGAAACTCATCtctgggaaagaggaggaggaggggaggggtgaaATCTCGAAGCTTCGAAAAGCGCGGGCAACATCCGGGCACTCGGGGCCGTCAAGCTGAGGCGCGTCTTGCGACCCGACTGGTTAGGGCCCCAGCCATGCTGAAGTGCGGAATGGGCGGCAGTCAGGTGAAAG tgTTTGGGAAAGCAATCCAAGCTCTATCACGAGTTAGTGACGAGCTGTGGCTGGACCCATCTGAAAAAGGT cttgcTTTAAGATCTGTGAATTCTTGTCGGTCAGCATATGGAtgtgttctcttctctcctgtctttTTTCAACAATATCAATGGTCAActtcagtgaaaatgaatgataaTGACACAATATCGAATTTAAATTGCAAATTGGGTATGAAG TCAATTCTCCCCATCTTTAAATGTCTGAATTCCCTCGAAAGAAATGTAGAGAGCTGCAAAATATTCACCAGATCAGATAAGTGCAAAGTAGTCATTCAATTCTTCTGCAGACATG gTATTAAAAGGACTCACAATGTGTGTTTTCAAGAAAGTCAGCCTTTGcaagttatttttgaaaagagtACGTGTTCTAATACACTAATGATTCAACCAAG aGTGCTTGCTGAAGCAATTGTTCTTTTTACATCAAGTCAAGAGGAAGTTACTCTTGCCGTTACTCCATTCAATGTTTGCATTAAGAGTTCTAATGAGGAATCAATGG ATTTGACCAGTTCTGTACACAGTGAGATGTTCGTTGGCCCAGATGAGTTTGACTTCTTTCAAATTGGAGTTGATACTGAAATAACATTTTGCTTCAAAGAATTGAAG ggAATGCTGATATTTTCAGAAGCTACACATGCTCCTATAtccattcattttgattttcctgGGAA ACCTATGGCTCTAAGTATTGATGATATGTTACTGGAAGCTAACTTTATTTTGGCCACATTAGCTGATGAGCCGAGTAGAGCATCTTCTCCACAATCACTGTGTCTGTCACAGAAACGAAAAAG GTCAGATCTGATACGTTCAAATTCAAAGGCTGGTAAAAATGTAACCAGCAAGGCCCTGGAGCATATCTCGAGAAAAGCGGCACCCAAAAGGCTTTGTCCTAATGAGACGCTAACAGACATCTCTGCCTTGGAAAACTGTGGCAGCCCTCCACTGAAAAGAGTGAGCGGAGATGTTGGTGAAGTACCAGCAAGCAGTGTCAGGCGCGCGGAGGAAGTGCTGGCGTCTCCGTGTCTCAGGAAG TTTTCTTGCATGTTCTTTGGAGCAGTTTCTTCTGACCAGCACTTCAGCCACCCTTTCGACAGTCTGGCAACAGCAAGTGACAGTGAAGAGGACGTGAATTATGGCAGTTTTTCCACATTCTAA
- the VPS29 gene encoding vacuolar protein sorting-associated protein 29 isoform X2 yields the protein MLVLVLGDLHIPHRCNSLPAKFKKLLVPGKIQHILCTGNLCTKESYDYLKTLAGDVHIVRGDFDENLNYPEQKVVTVGQFKIGLIHGHQVIPWGDMASLALLQRQFDVDILISGHTHKFEAFEHENKFYINPGSATGAYNALETNIIPSFVLMDIQASTVVTYVYQLIGDDVKVERIEYKKS from the exons ATG TTGGTGTTGGTATTAGGAGACCTGCACATCCCGCACCGGTGCAATAGTTTGCCAGCTAAATTCAAAAAACTACTGGTGCCAGGAAAGATTCAGCACATTCTCTGCACTGGAAACCTTTGCACCAAAGAGAGTTATGACTATCTCAAGACTCTGGCCGGCGATGTTCATATTGTGAGAGGAGACTTCGATGAG AATCTGAATTATCCAGAACAGAAAGTTGTGACTGTTGGGCAGTTCAAAATTGGTTTGATCCATGGACATCAAGTTATTCCATGGGGAGACATGGCCAGCTTAGCCCTGCTGCAGAGGCAGTTTGATGTGGACATTCTTATCTCGGGACATACACACAAATTTGAAGCATTTGAGCATGAAAATAAATTCTACATTAACCCAGGTTCTGCCACTGGAGCATATAACGCCTTGGAAAC aaacattATTCCTTCATTTGTGTTGATGGATATCCAGGCTTCTACAGTTGTCACTTACGTGTATCAGCTAATTGGAGATGACGTGAAAGTAGAACGAATCGAATACAAAAAATCTTAA
- the VPS29 gene encoding vacuolar protein sorting-associated protein 29 isoform X1, producing the protein MVRTALVLVLGDLHIPHRCNSLPAKFKKLLVPGKIQHILCTGNLCTKESYDYLKTLAGDVHIVRGDFDENLNYPEQKVVTVGQFKIGLIHGHQVIPWGDMASLALLQRQFDVDILISGHTHKFEAFEHENKFYINPGSATGAYNALETNIIPSFVLMDIQASTVVTYVYQLIGDDVKVERIEYKKS; encoded by the exons ATGGTGAGGACGGCA TTGGTGTTGGTATTAGGAGACCTGCACATCCCGCACCGGTGCAATAGTTTGCCAGCTAAATTCAAAAAACTACTGGTGCCAGGAAAGATTCAGCACATTCTCTGCACTGGAAACCTTTGCACCAAAGAGAGTTATGACTATCTCAAGACTCTGGCCGGCGATGTTCATATTGTGAGAGGAGACTTCGATGAG AATCTGAATTATCCAGAACAGAAAGTTGTGACTGTTGGGCAGTTCAAAATTGGTTTGATCCATGGACATCAAGTTATTCCATGGGGAGACATGGCCAGCTTAGCCCTGCTGCAGAGGCAGTTTGATGTGGACATTCTTATCTCGGGACATACACACAAATTTGAAGCATTTGAGCATGAAAATAAATTCTACATTAACCCAGGTTCTGCCACTGGAGCATATAACGCCTTGGAAAC aaacattATTCCTTCATTTGTGTTGATGGATATCCAGGCTTCTACAGTTGTCACTTACGTGTATCAGCTAATTGGAGATGACGTGAAAGTAGAACGAATCGAATACAAAAAATCTTAA
- the RAD9B gene encoding cell cycle checkpoint control protein RAD9B isoform X3 has product MKNEVRRRLLYGGPQRPFYAVKRNSSLGKRRRRGGVKSRSFEKRGQHPGTRGRQAEARLATRLVRAPAMLKCGMGGSQVKVFGKAIQALSRVSDELWLDPSEKGLALRSVNSCRSAYGCVLFSPVFFQQYQWSTSVKMNDNDTISNLNCKLGMKSILPIFKCLNSLERNVESCKIFTRSDKCKVVIQFFCRHGIKRTHNVCFQESQPLQVIFEKSTCSNTLMIQPRVLAEAIVLFTSSQEEVTLAVTPFNVCIKSSNEESMDLTSSVHSEMFVGPDEFDFFQIGVDTEITFCFKELKGMLIFSEATHAPISIHFDFPGKPMALSIDDMLLEANFILATLADEPSRASSPQSLCLSQKRKRSDLIRSNSKAGKNVTSKALEHISRKAAPKRLCPNETLTDISALENCGSPPLKRVSGDVGEVPASSVRRAEEVLASPCLRKARFYNAGSPSTLSRG; this is encoded by the exons ATGAAAAACGAGGTCCGCAGGAGGCTGCTGTACGGCGGCCCGCAAAGGCCCTTTTACGCCGTAAAGCGAAACTCATCtctgggaaagaggaggaggaggggaggggtgaaATCTCGAAGCTTCGAAAAGCGCGGGCAACATCCGGGCACTCGGGGCCGTCAAGCTGAGGCGCGTCTTGCGACCCGACTGGTTAGGGCCCCAGCCATGCTGAAGTGCGGAATGGGCGGCAGTCAGGTGAAAG tgTTTGGGAAAGCAATCCAAGCTCTATCACGAGTTAGTGACGAGCTGTGGCTGGACCCATCTGAAAAAGGT cttgcTTTAAGATCTGTGAATTCTTGTCGGTCAGCATATGGAtgtgttctcttctctcctgtctttTTTCAACAATATCAATGGTCAActtcagtgaaaatgaatgataaTGACACAATATCGAATTTAAATTGCAAATTGGGTATGAAG TCAATTCTCCCCATCTTTAAATGTCTGAATTCCCTCGAAAGAAATGTAGAGAGCTGCAAAATATTCACCAGATCAGATAAGTGCAAAGTAGTCATTCAATTCTTCTGCAGACATG gTATTAAAAGGACTCACAATGTGTGTTTTCAAGAAAGTCAGCCTTTGcaagttatttttgaaaagagtACGTGTTCTAATACACTAATGATTCAACCAAG aGTGCTTGCTGAAGCAATTGTTCTTTTTACATCAAGTCAAGAGGAAGTTACTCTTGCCGTTACTCCATTCAATGTTTGCATTAAGAGTTCTAATGAGGAATCAATGG ATTTGACCAGTTCTGTACACAGTGAGATGTTCGTTGGCCCAGATGAGTTTGACTTCTTTCAAATTGGAGTTGATACTGAAATAACATTTTGCTTCAAAGAATTGAAG ggAATGCTGATATTTTCAGAAGCTACACATGCTCCTATAtccattcattttgattttcctgGGAA ACCTATGGCTCTAAGTATTGATGATATGTTACTGGAAGCTAACTTTATTTTGGCCACATTAGCTGATGAGCCGAGTAGAGCATCTTCTCCACAATCACTGTGTCTGTCACAGAAACGAAAAAG GTCAGATCTGATACGTTCAAATTCAAAGGCTGGTAAAAATGTAACCAGCAAGGCCCTGGAGCATATCTCGAGAAAAGCGGCACCCAAAAGGCTTTGTCCTAATGAGACGCTAACAGACATCTCTGCCTTGGAAAACTGTGGCAGCCCTCCACTGAAAAGAGTGAGCGGAGATGTTGGTGAAGTACCAGCAAGCAGTGTCAGGCGCGCGGAGGAAGTGCTGGCGTCTCCGTGTCTCAGGAAG